Proteins co-encoded in one Spirosoma endbachense genomic window:
- a CDS encoding ATP-binding protein: MNIINYRPPVDISSETEKGKHKLFYNCCLITVLTILSTEINNIIFGFSQALFPTLFLGLVFLVISILFRKHKISLYKAANLYILSGSAQVVISIYLSNGFQSPVLFWSCLIPVYAFWLLNKKYAIFWLLVSISIPILFLILDIFNFKFSNNYDFYYENHKVWALLVCLFLIINIFFVVYDFEVKKKNAIDEVNVKNEELRLALIRLEAAKSELELAEKHKDLFIAQMSHEMRTPMNAIMGVGELLKTSDKKEQDELVDILNRSSKHLLYIIEDILDITKIQTGKFQFQTLGFDLKPLLKSVYESNKIQADHKNIGFRFHFENELPDKITGDPHRISQILNNLLNNSIKFTDKGEVRFIIKYDVVEKLIIFKVTDTGIGMSEQEVNKVFDIFSQANSDIHLKYGGTGMGLSITRQLVDLFKGKIIIKSKLGKGTIITVSLPVEFEVQEDSEEVIGDANQSMIKEDLAGLKILIAEDNETNKLIIRKILHSTVPSILIDFASDGDEVLAKIERSSYDIILMDIQMPKKNGLETTRLIRAHQDERINKTKIIALTAYARKAEIDKFLEAGMNDYATKPIVKDELIRKIHDSTVASHSFLA; the protein is encoded by the coding sequence ATGAATATTATCAATTATAGGCCGCCAGTCGATATTTCTTCCGAAACAGAAAAAGGAAAACATAAGCTGTTTTATAATTGTTGCTTAATAACCGTATTAACTATATTGTCTACCGAAATTAATAATATTATTTTTGGTTTTAGTCAGGCTTTATTTCCTACCTTATTCTTAGGGCTGGTTTTTTTAGTGATTTCTATCTTATTCAGGAAACACAAAATAAGTTTATATAAAGCAGCTAATCTATATATATTATCTGGAAGTGCGCAAGTTGTTATAAGTATATATTTGTCAAATGGTTTTCAAAGCCCAGTGCTTTTCTGGAGCTGTTTAATTCCTGTATACGCATTCTGGTTACTTAATAAAAAATACGCGATATTTTGGCTACTTGTTTCAATTAGTATCCCAATATTGTTTTTAATTTTAGATATTTTCAATTTCAAATTTAGCAATAATTACGATTTTTATTATGAGAACCATAAAGTATGGGCATTGCTGGTTTGTCTGTTTCTAATTATTAATATATTCTTTGTCGTTTATGATTTTGAAGTAAAGAAGAAAAACGCCATTGATGAGGTAAATGTTAAAAACGAAGAATTAAGGTTAGCTTTAATAAGGCTTGAAGCGGCCAAAAGTGAATTAGAGCTTGCGGAGAAGCATAAAGACTTATTTATAGCACAGATGAGCCATGAAATGCGAACTCCGATGAATGCAATAATGGGAGTTGGGGAGTTGCTTAAAACAAGTGATAAAAAAGAACAGGACGAATTAGTAGACATTCTTAATCGTTCGTCTAAACATTTATTGTACATAATTGAAGATATTCTTGATATTACTAAAATTCAAACAGGAAAATTTCAATTCCAGACGTTGGGATTTGACTTAAAACCGTTGCTTAAAAGTGTTTACGAATCAAATAAGATACAAGCAGACCATAAAAATATCGGTTTCCGATTTCATTTTGAAAATGAATTGCCTGATAAGATTACAGGCGATCCACATAGAATTTCACAGATATTAAATAATTTACTAAATAATTCAATAAAATTTACTGATAAAGGCGAAGTGAGATTTATAATAAAATATGATGTAGTAGAAAAATTGATAATTTTTAAGGTTACTGATACCGGAATAGGAATGTCGGAACAAGAAGTTAATAAAGTCTTTGATATTTTTAGCCAGGCAAATTCAGATATTCACCTAAAATACGGCGGTACTGGAATGGGATTAAGTATCACTCGCCAGCTGGTTGATTTGTTTAAAGGTAAAATTATAATAAAAAGCAAACTTGGAAAGGGCACTATAATTACCGTTTCCTTACCTGTAGAGTTTGAAGTACAGGAAGATAGCGAAGAAGTTATTGGCGACGCTAATCAATCTATGATTAAAGAAGATCTTGCCGGACTAAAGATATTAATTGCGGAAGATAATGAAACCAATAAGTTAATTATTCGGAAAATACTGCATTCAACAGTTCCCTCTATATTAATAGATTTTGCCTCTGATGGAGATGAAGTATTAGCTAAGATTGAGAGATCAAGTTATGATATTATTCTAATGGATATCCAAATGCCCAAAAAAAATGGCCTCGAAACCACTAGATTAATAAGAGCACATCAGGATGAAAGAATAAATAAAACAAAAATAATTGCATTAACTGCATATGCCAGGAAAGCCGAGATAGATAAATTTTTAGAAGCCGGGATGAATGATTATGCTACTAAACCAATTGTTAAAGATGAGTTAATAAGAAAAATTCACGATTCAACAGTGGCTAGCCATTCTTTTTTAGCTTAA
- a CDS encoding FAD-dependent oxidoreductase: MIDSSSTKVVIIGGGVAGLSAAHELLKRGYEVTIVEKSESHLGGKARSVKFQPSNTNFFLPAEHGFRFFPGFYGNITRTMKEIKLSNNKTVFDNLTRVEYYTFLFTDGRKPIDIPVSVGQDIRRMQWSKAIKDFQNLREAFKDGRITIKDEGRNFFTERLFQLFTSCEERYITEYERIPWSEFIEADNEDFGKDYKKLLAEGLTKNLVACRADKACTRTGGKILSHMIWQIVNPFGGGADRVLNAPTNDSWLIPWVDFLKREYKNNFKIIQGKRVIELEVKGKSYAGDKDTIQYITVNDTNNPKPDTEIINGEIFIAAAPVERLYSLLNRSPAVSVVDPTLKLIDELQKETEWMNGIIFYLNIDVEIANGHVTIADTDFAITIFSQTQYWQEYLKSNPLPEYNGKQIKSVFSVILSNWNERGVITPKPFKEMTHQQVIDEVWNQIKQCTILNQKNKQYFKLTDSDCFLPLTYLDESIVSNRNNRGTLFNKEPLLVNTIVTHSLRPEAHTRVNNLLLASDFVSANSDLADMDTANEAARKAVNNILFKSGRKNYCKTATYVLPSLLGLFSLARKHDKVNYLRGLPWKTFKPLYLFFHYSFLFITYILRFPKPVIIICVLLYLILLAIMLVANRIISVFFSLFYRL; encoded by the coding sequence ATGATTGATTCATCATCTACTAAAGTTGTAATAATAGGGGGTGGAGTGGCGGGTTTGAGCGCAGCACATGAATTATTAAAAAGAGGCTATGAGGTCACTATTGTAGAAAAAAGCGAAAGCCATTTAGGAGGTAAAGCTCGTAGTGTTAAATTTCAACCCTCCAATACAAATTTCTTTTTACCAGCTGAACATGGCTTTCGTTTTTTTCCTGGATTTTACGGAAATATAACGAGGACCATGAAAGAGATCAAATTGAGTAACAATAAAACAGTATTTGATAATCTTACCCGGGTCGAGTATTATACTTTTCTGTTTACTGATGGCCGAAAGCCAATTGATATACCCGTTAGCGTTGGCCAGGACATACGTAGAATGCAATGGAGTAAAGCCATAAAAGACTTTCAAAACTTAAGAGAAGCCTTTAAAGATGGAAGGATAACAATCAAAGACGAAGGGCGCAATTTCTTTACTGAACGATTATTTCAACTATTTACAAGCTGTGAAGAAAGATATATTACAGAATATGAACGAATACCCTGGTCAGAATTTATTGAAGCAGATAATGAAGATTTCGGAAAGGATTATAAAAAACTACTAGCTGAAGGTTTAACAAAAAATCTGGTTGCCTGTCGTGCAGACAAAGCCTGTACGAGAACAGGTGGAAAAATTCTATCACACATGATATGGCAAATCGTTAACCCATTTGGAGGGGGAGCGGATCGGGTATTGAATGCCCCGACCAATGACTCGTGGCTAATACCATGGGTTGACTTTCTTAAAAGGGAATATAAAAATAATTTTAAAATAATCCAGGGAAAGCGTGTTATAGAATTAGAAGTAAAAGGAAAATCATATGCTGGAGATAAAGATACAATTCAATATATTACAGTTAATGATACAAACAACCCCAAACCTGATACAGAGATTATTAATGGTGAAATTTTTATTGCGGCAGCGCCAGTTGAACGATTATATAGCTTGTTAAACAGGAGTCCGGCGGTTTCGGTAGTTGATCCAACATTAAAACTGATAGATGAACTTCAGAAAGAAACCGAATGGATGAATGGTATAATTTTTTACTTAAACATTGATGTAGAAATTGCGAATGGCCATGTTACAATTGCAGATACGGATTTTGCCATTACAATTTTTTCGCAAACACAATATTGGCAAGAGTATTTGAAAAGTAACCCACTTCCTGAATATAATGGAAAGCAAATTAAATCGGTATTTTCTGTTATACTTTCAAATTGGAATGAACGTGGTGTAATCACTCCAAAACCCTTTAAGGAGATGACACATCAGCAAGTAATAGATGAGGTATGGAATCAAATTAAACAATGCACTATATTAAACCAAAAGAATAAACAATATTTTAAACTGACGGATAGTGATTGTTTTTTACCACTTACTTACCTTGATGAGTCTATTGTAAGTAATCGCAATAATAGGGGCACACTTTTTAATAAAGAGCCTTTATTAGTAAATACAATTGTAACGCATTCGCTGCGACCAGAAGCTCATACCAGAGTGAATAATTTGTTACTTGCTTCTGATTTTGTTAGTGCAAATAGTGATCTGGCAGATATGGACACTGCCAATGAAGCGGCTAGAAAAGCGGTGAATAATATTTTATTTAAATCTGGTCGGAAAAATTACTGTAAAACGGCCACCTATGTTTTACCTTCTCTTTTGGGCCTTTTTAGCTTAGCCAGAAAGCACGATAAGGTCAACTATTTACGCGGATTGCCGTGGAAAACATTCAAACCATTGTATTTATTTTTTCACTATAGCTTTTTGTTTATTACCTATATTCTTCGCTTTCCAAAACCAGTAATTATAATTTGTGTATTATTGTATTTAATACTATTAGCTATTATGTTAGTTGCGAACAGAATAATAAGCGTATTTTTTAGCCTATTCTACAGGCTTTAA
- a CDS encoding helix-turn-helix transcriptional regulator, whose amino-acid sequence MHQLKLIQALKERRDILHITQEYLAELSGVGLRTIKEIESGKGNPTVETLSKLADILGMELPLEIRKLSE is encoded by the coding sequence ATGCACCAACTTAAGCTAATACAAGCCCTTAAAGAACGTCGAGATATACTCCATATCACTCAGGAGTATCTGGCAGAGCTGTCCGGGGTGGGACTACGAACCATCAAAGAGATCGAATCCGGTAAGGGTAATCCAACCGTTGAGACGCTCAGCAAATTGGCTGATATATTGGGCATGGAACTCCCGCTCGAAATCAGGAAGCTAAGCGAATAA
- a CDS encoding T9SS type B sorting domain-containing protein, producing MLDVSHLRWQICLIYFIFIQACELKAQCKQTYSWANWQNFTGNQATGNILVDNKVVSVTMSANYGFFSTTGIYRVDVFSKFSGYNAIPNATVPATQWSIGSGGKTTMCFSEPVTNPILLLASLGRTDFGNIIKVTLTFSEPYTVLHDAGGTTFIDSYSLSATEGNAIILFPGTFTCLTIYSETPENYTNLTWGLQPPLFPVNIATSQECDKVTLTASGGSTYKWSGGETPNGASNVVRTSGVYSVTATDQNGCTSIALKTITLSPKTALTSALSKTICQGDSYAGYKSSGTYVDIFKTTGGCDSTRTLNLSVLDIPKITLDKSREICEGQSTELNPALTLTNSPVNYKWTTGETTPKISVKQAGLYSVTIANGICSTIASTSVTVNQQPTIKPDEEICLNSAPIRLSSGAVANRLTYLWQPANSTDSTLVVMQAGQYQVTVTTGAGCKASRTIMVRATPQIELGADQMICDGATVDLVPTISSSGQSSTYRYQWSSGATTKMLTAGKPGLYKLTVSQGVCHATDSVKVDVSPVPRILPDTTTCTDKLLSAGGLESNLTYFWQPSNETTSTIKAQQAGTYKVTITNKYNCSAIRTILVTGSCMATVFAPDVFTPNADQVNDTFKLIVMDGLQIRLTIYDRWGAVIYSGESSNPQWDGKYKDEECLPGVYPFVLLYKSLNNDELHEHRGSLSLIR from the coding sequence ATGCTTGACGTCAGCCACCTTCGATGGCAAATCTGTTTAATTTATTTTATTTTTATTCAGGCTTGTGAGTTAAAAGCTCAATGCAAACAAACTTATTCGTGGGCTAATTGGCAAAACTTTACTGGTAATCAGGCAACTGGCAATATTCTCGTCGATAATAAAGTAGTCAGTGTGACGATGTCGGCTAACTACGGCTTCTTTTCAACTACTGGAATCTATCGTGTTGATGTGTTCAGTAAATTCAGCGGCTACAATGCTATCCCCAATGCAACGGTACCAGCAACACAATGGTCGATCGGATCGGGGGGGAAAACAACCATGTGTTTTTCAGAACCGGTTACTAATCCCATACTATTGTTAGCCTCATTAGGCCGGACAGACTTTGGTAATATTATAAAAGTTACATTAACCTTCTCTGAACCATATACTGTTCTGCATGACGCTGGCGGAACAACCTTTATCGATTCGTACTCGTTAAGTGCAACGGAAGGCAACGCTATTATTTTATTTCCGGGAACATTTACCTGCCTGACAATCTATTCGGAAACACCCGAGAACTATACAAATCTTACCTGGGGATTACAGCCTCCCCTTTTCCCTGTCAATATTGCAACCTCGCAGGAGTGCGATAAAGTTACCCTAACGGCAAGTGGCGGAAGCACTTATAAATGGAGTGGAGGAGAGACGCCAAATGGGGCGTCAAATGTAGTTAGAACAAGCGGTGTTTATAGTGTGACCGCTACTGATCAGAATGGCTGTACATCCATTGCGTTAAAAACTATAACGTTATCTCCCAAAACAGCCCTTACATCCGCCCTGAGCAAAACCATTTGTCAGGGAGATTCGTATGCAGGCTATAAATCCAGTGGCACTTACGTTGATATTTTTAAGACAACTGGTGGCTGCGATAGCACCAGAACGCTTAATTTGAGTGTTTTGGACATTCCTAAAATTACGTTGGATAAAAGCCGCGAAATTTGCGAAGGACAGAGTACGGAGCTTAATCCAGCTCTTACATTGACTAATTCGCCCGTCAATTATAAATGGACAACGGGTGAAACAACGCCAAAGATTTCAGTTAAACAAGCCGGTTTATACAGTGTCACAATCGCTAATGGTATCTGTTCGACTATAGCTTCTACAAGCGTAACGGTCAATCAACAACCTACCATCAAACCCGATGAAGAGATTTGCTTAAACTCAGCTCCTATTCGCTTAAGTTCGGGGGCAGTAGCGAATCGGTTGACCTATTTGTGGCAACCGGCAAACTCGACCGATTCGACATTGGTAGTTATGCAAGCAGGTCAATATCAGGTTACTGTAACTACTGGAGCAGGTTGTAAAGCGTCTCGTACTATAATGGTCCGGGCAACTCCACAAATTGAATTGGGCGCCGATCAAATGATATGCGATGGGGCAACGGTTGACTTAGTCCCCACGATTAGCAGCTCTGGCCAGAGTTCTACCTATAGATATCAATGGTCATCCGGCGCTACCACCAAAATGCTAACAGCTGGCAAACCGGGTCTTTACAAGTTGACCGTTTCGCAAGGTGTTTGTCATGCAACTGACTCAGTCAAAGTTGACGTCAGTCCAGTACCCAGGATTCTACCAGATACGACGACCTGTACAGATAAACTTCTTTCTGCAGGCGGATTAGAGAGCAATCTGACATACTTCTGGCAACCTTCTAATGAAACTACATCAACCATAAAAGCGCAGCAGGCAGGTACCTATAAGGTTACAATCACAAATAAATATAACTGCTCGGCCATACGAACGATTCTGGTAACGGGTTCTTGCATGGCAACCGTTTTTGCACCTGATGTTTTTACTCCTAATGCTGATCAGGTTAATGATACATTCAAACTAATCGTTATGGATGGTCTTCAGATCCGACTCACAATTTATGATCGCTGGGGGGCGGTTATTTATTCGGGGGAAAGTAGTAATCCTCAATGGGATGGTAAGTATAAAGATGAAGAATGTTTACCAGGCGTTTATCCGTTTGTTCTACTTTATAAATCCCTTAACAATGATGAACTTCATGAACATCGAGGTAGCCTTTCACTGATCAGATAA
- a CDS encoding M23 family metallopeptidase: MNRLPFSVSMALAMTLSMGLRPMAPTLSVSVTQGEVARWAGNCLRCSLEKRAWAAVNGTCYYPVDMDMKPGHYSMSRRTTGGKLESAQLTVTEKRCVDENLDNFPKKEYVNVSAQNQARAAQEASRVNPLIAYQAKPRPAVFDLPIGKPASPLPKGAGNFGACRTLNGQPRDRHTGQDYPVSAGKPVLSAANGRVVLAANLFYSGNSVFIDHGNGLVTEYFHLKSFMVKPNQTVTKGERIGLVGETGRVTGPHLHFGVRWQGACINPGFLLVDPSDLAAVK; the protein is encoded by the coding sequence ATGAATAGACTGCCCTTCTCCGTCAGTATGGCACTGGCGATGACTTTGTCAATGGGGCTTCGGCCAATGGCCCCGACTCTATCGGTTAGCGTTACTCAGGGTGAGGTTGCTCGATGGGCGGGTAATTGTTTACGTTGTAGCCTGGAAAAACGAGCCTGGGCAGCCGTTAATGGCACCTGTTATTATCCCGTTGATATGGACATGAAGCCCGGACACTATTCCATGTCTCGACGTACGACCGGAGGAAAGCTGGAAAGCGCCCAACTTACCGTCACCGAAAAGCGCTGCGTTGACGAGAATCTGGATAACTTTCCTAAAAAAGAATATGTAAATGTCTCCGCTCAAAATCAGGCTCGGGCGGCCCAGGAAGCCAGTCGGGTTAATCCCCTGATTGCTTACCAGGCGAAACCTCGCCCCGCCGTCTTCGATCTGCCAATCGGTAAGCCAGCCAGTCCACTACCCAAAGGAGCTGGCAATTTTGGGGCCTGTCGCACCTTAAATGGACAACCCCGAGACCGTCACACCGGTCAGGACTATCCGGTATCGGCAGGCAAGCCGGTATTAAGTGCTGCTAATGGTCGGGTAGTATTGGCGGCCAATCTGTTCTATAGTGGTAATTCGGTTTTTATTGATCATGGTAACGGTTTGGTCACCGAATATTTTCATCTAAAGAGCTTCATGGTTAAACCCAACCAGACGGTTACCAAAGGGGAACGTATCGGTTTGGTTGGGGAAACGGGTCGGGTGACGGGTCCTCATCTGCATTTTGGCGTGCGCTGGCAGGGGGCCTGTATCAACCCTGGTTTTCTGCTAGTTGATCCTTCGGACTTAGCGGCCGTAAAATAA
- a CDS encoding TlpA family protein disulfide reductase: protein MRPRLFISLPVYVATLFCLLHLGSSISYAQSNTLEHCLETMHRARKAISESRSPNQQTLFPVLDPTYQKHQQNYDNWAECVKGQKAPLSAFQTIDGESYDMATLSGKVLVVNFWFMSCAPCVAEIPALNKLVKEYKGKNVLFLGFSSDKAAALKPAFFENHPFDFKIIADARNIIIPFHTNSFPTTYIVDQRGIIHQAWIGFVGNGMDSLAPYHKAKSAIDDLLTTANK, encoded by the coding sequence ATGCGTCCTCGACTCTTTATTTCTTTACCAGTATACGTAGCAACGTTGTTTTGCCTGCTTCACCTGGGAAGTTCGATCTCGTACGCGCAAAGCAATACGCTGGAGCACTGTCTTGAAACAATGCATAGAGCCAGGAAAGCCATAAGCGAGAGTAGATCGCCAAACCAGCAGACGCTTTTTCCTGTTCTTGACCCTACTTACCAAAAGCACCAACAGAATTACGACAACTGGGCAGAATGCGTAAAAGGCCAGAAAGCACCTTTATCAGCTTTCCAGACGATAGATGGTGAATCGTATGATATGGCGACCTTATCGGGTAAGGTGCTGGTGGTAAACTTTTGGTTCATGAGCTGTGCCCCCTGCGTAGCTGAAATACCCGCTTTGAATAAGCTGGTAAAGGAGTACAAGGGCAAAAATGTCCTTTTTCTTGGGTTTTCAAGTGATAAAGCAGCAGCCTTGAAGCCCGCCTTTTTTGAGAATCATCCCTTCGATTTCAAAATCATTGCTGACGCCAGAAATATCATTATTCCCTTCCATACAAATAGCTTTCCTACGACCTATATTGTAGATCAGCGAGGTATTATTCACCAGGCCTGGATTGGGTTTGTGGGCAACGGAATGGATAGCTTAGCTCCCTATCATAAAGCTAAATCGGCCATTGACGACCTATTGACAACGGCGAATAAATGA
- a CDS encoding TonB family protein encodes MKTLVVYLGILLLSPYLSNGQVIDRSLGNDPDFRQAFSQLIRYPAAAQRAEKVAKAYVEFKVDSQGKVTDVQVLNQANVDASFKEEVNRLMSQLPAQKQAYTGTYVLPIVFELEGSERVIKPQEEERSFIESLPKGLLLEGAYVVAYLN; translated from the coding sequence ATGAAAACTTTAGTTGTTTATTTAGGCATTCTCCTACTCAGTCCTTATTTGTCGAATGGACAAGTTATTGATCGTTCGTTAGGTAACGATCCGGATTTTCGTCAGGCATTTTCGCAACTGATACGCTATCCGGCAGCGGCTCAGCGAGCGGAAAAAGTAGCCAAAGCGTATGTCGAATTTAAAGTAGATAGTCAAGGGAAGGTGACCGATGTTCAGGTATTGAACCAAGCCAACGTGGATGCTTCGTTTAAAGAAGAAGTCAATCGCCTGATGAGCCAGCTTCCAGCTCAGAAACAAGCGTATACGGGTACTTATGTTCTTCCTATTGTCTTTGAGTTAGAAGGCAGTGAGCGGGTAATTAAGCCTCAAGAAGAAGAGCGCTCCTTTATCGAATCGTTACCGAAAGGATTGCTTTTAGAGGGCGCCTATGTGGTCGCCTATCTAAACTAG
- the mnmE gene encoding tRNA uridine-5-carboxymethylaminomethyl(34) synthesis GTPase MnmE: protein MFQLEPIAALATAPGIGAIAVLRVSGEGAIDITNRIFRGKDLTKQESHTAHFGTLRTADGHIIDEVLVTVFRAPKSFTKEDVVEISCHGSEFIIQQILRRLTQEGARLARPGEFTQRAFLNGQFDLVQAEAVADLISSDSEASHRAALSQLRGGFSKQLKVLRQQLIDFVALVELELDFGEEDVEFAHRDQLRQLMLDIRRVLHPLIDSFSTGNAIKNGVPTVIIGKPNAGKSTLLNALLNEEKAIVSDIPGTTRDVIEDELFIDGIRFRLIDTAGLREATDQIEAIGIERTQQKMRDSALVVYLFDGKNISPDELQESLADIRLSGKPYLLVGNKLDALTDEKKQLLESIAAEPIVWISASQQTYLDDLKAALSARVRTDSAVQTGSAVVTNARHYEHLTGTDDALARALTGLDAGVTPDWLAMDLRVALRHLGELTGEITTDDLLDSIFSKFCIGK, encoded by the coding sequence TTGTTTCAGTTAGAACCTATTGCTGCTCTGGCTACTGCGCCAGGCATTGGTGCCATTGCTGTCCTTCGGGTATCGGGCGAAGGCGCCATTGACATAACCAACCGTATTTTCAGAGGGAAAGACCTCACAAAGCAGGAATCGCATACGGCCCATTTTGGCACATTGCGCACGGCTGACGGTCATATTATTGATGAGGTCCTGGTAACGGTTTTTCGAGCACCGAAGTCATTTACAAAAGAAGACGTTGTCGAAATCTCCTGTCATGGATCAGAGTTTATTATTCAGCAGATTTTACGTCGGTTGACGCAGGAAGGAGCCCGACTGGCCCGCCCCGGCGAATTTACCCAGCGAGCCTTTTTAAATGGGCAGTTTGATCTGGTTCAGGCCGAGGCCGTAGCTGACCTGATTTCGTCTGATTCGGAGGCCAGCCACCGTGCTGCTTTGTCGCAGTTGCGGGGGGGCTTCTCAAAACAGTTGAAAGTATTACGTCAGCAATTAATTGATTTTGTTGCACTGGTAGAGCTGGAACTGGATTTTGGCGAAGAAGACGTTGAATTTGCGCATCGCGACCAACTCAGGCAATTAATGCTCGATATCCGGCGCGTATTGCATCCACTGATTGACTCATTCTCGACAGGCAACGCGATTAAAAATGGGGTGCCTACCGTGATTATTGGCAAACCGAATGCAGGAAAATCGACGCTGCTGAATGCCCTGTTAAATGAGGAGAAGGCAATCGTTTCGGATATTCCGGGTACAACGCGTGATGTCATCGAAGATGAACTGTTCATTGATGGCATCCGGTTTCGGTTGATTGATACCGCCGGTTTACGGGAAGCTACCGACCAGATTGAAGCGATTGGTATTGAGCGCACCCAACAAAAAATGCGGGACTCTGCCCTGGTCGTTTATCTGTTCGATGGAAAGAATATTTCGCCTGACGAACTCCAGGAATCACTTGCCGACATACGTTTATCGGGCAAGCCGTATTTACTGGTTGGCAACAAACTGGATGCACTGACTGATGAAAAGAAACAGCTACTGGAAAGCATTGCTGCCGAACCCATTGTCTGGATTTCTGCCTCGCAGCAAACCTACCTCGACGACCTGAAAGCTGCGTTATCGGCCCGCGTTCGGACCGATTCGGCCGTGCAGACGGGTAGCGCTGTCGTGACCAATGCCCGACATTACGAGCACCTGACGGGCACCGATGACGCGCTGGCTCGTGCCCTTACAGGACTGGATGCCGGAGTAACCCCCGATTGGCTGGCTATGGACTTGCGGGTTGCTTTGCGTCATCTTGGTGAACTGACGGGAGAGATAACAACAGATGATTTACTGGACTCAATTTTTAGTAAGTTCTGTATCGGAAAGTAA
- a CDS encoding oxygenase MpaB family protein, with protein sequence MLTPIKPSRTFSDILLQQYRQQGDPPADAVITAIVEAGGKNELRLLMNWLADNQDFTVNGQPAPVRDFFASYTQLPAWADSRRMESGMEFFKKHAGQIGLILGCFSLPYCYLGANGAQVLWLTERIKNDTIRRLQETGEWVFGVNNSKEWVTGKAIVRTLKIRLIHAGARWFSIHSGRWNNDWGYPVNQEDMAGTNLAFSYIVLRGLRKTGISATEQEEENYLHHINVIGYLNGVVEELLPENLREAYVLDRSIARRQFVSSEAGRGLTHSLLTGITEQVRKTTKRSVDDRPEAIRNLAAGEMRFFLGDQYADWLGIPKASVEKRMAGLVNRLPIFSGQLPNL encoded by the coding sequence ATGTTAACGCCCATAAAGCCGTCCCGAACGTTTTCCGATATTCTGCTACAACAATACCGTCAGCAGGGCGATCCGCCCGCCGATGCGGTTATTACGGCGATTGTTGAAGCCGGTGGGAAAAACGAGCTTCGTTTGCTAATGAACTGGCTGGCCGATAACCAGGATTTTACTGTTAACGGGCAACCAGCCCCTGTTCGTGACTTTTTTGCCAGCTATACGCAACTGCCAGCCTGGGCAGACTCCAGACGGATGGAAAGCGGCATGGAATTCTTTAAAAAACACGCCGGCCAAATTGGCTTGATTCTGGGTTGTTTTTCGCTCCCGTATTGTTATCTGGGAGCTAATGGAGCGCAGGTACTCTGGCTTACAGAACGAATCAAAAACGATACCATTCGCCGGTTGCAGGAAACAGGGGAGTGGGTGTTTGGCGTGAACAATTCGAAGGAATGGGTAACGGGGAAAGCCATAGTCAGGACGCTTAAAATACGATTGATTCACGCAGGTGCGCGCTGGTTTTCCATTCATTCAGGTCGTTGGAATAACGATTGGGGGTATCCTGTCAATCAGGAAGATATGGCCGGTACAAACCTGGCCTTCTCCTACATAGTGCTGCGCGGCTTACGAAAAACGGGGATATCGGCGACTGAACAGGAGGAGGAAAACTACCTTCATCATATCAATGTCATTGGTTATCTAAACGGCGTTGTTGAAGAACTTCTGCCGGAAAATCTTCGCGAAGCCTATGTACTGGATCGGTCCATCGCCCGGCGACAGTTTGTTTCATCGGAAGCAGGCAGAGGGCTTACTCATTCGCTACTTACGGGTATTACGGAGCAGGTAAGAAAGACGACAAAGCGGTCAGTTGATGATCGGCCAGAAGCAATCCGGAACCTCGCAGCGGGTGAAATGCGTTTCTTTCTGGGCGATCAATATGCCGATTGGCTCGGTATTCCTAAAGCTTCCGTCGAAAAACGGATGGCTGGACTGGTTAACCGTCTGCCAATTTTCTCAGGTCAGTTACCGAATTTATAA